The proteins below come from a single Miscanthus floridulus cultivar M001 chromosome 1, ASM1932011v1, whole genome shotgun sequence genomic window:
- the LOC136476065 gene encoding protein FAR1-RELATED SEQUENCE 4-like isoform X2, producing the protein MVDRAAARAQAASSDPPLRQPAAADGQEAASAGVATGPPPPPRAGDADEEDALASPVGQPGERCRAMMEVVAKDGAGGKWKVTKLVVEHSHELQVAPGDVAATVPAVGMEFDSVDDAKGFYYVYGERLGFKARMGSNRRSVGDGEKILQRFLCWKGNYANRSKGKDSDAGKEAEEVVEEGTSAAAAPGKRKREPYKTRSHNPVIEVEKGVGLGGAGNGLELQNGKRSRRGRSKKAVVEHGEESVVGFEAEKEVAEEASAASDGDGEEGEGGEDQEGVEEEIEVEVKEKRGRGRPRKAVMEDDALQARVLRELGVRASQYSNEERKKILNKYRSKRQSRPASSRPTKIASRQALAERRKRGDGGIFLSSEEQLPSQLPLERRSKRLEKQNLKMEKAESKEDKTMEAEPVPEIEVVPGPGGEPKVGMVFLNEDKAYEFYVNYAGTAGFSVRKSWLDKTAKNVTKSRAYVCSKEGFRPKNASIESKKPRPETRTGCQILKSQKLLAKVQQPPDPPKVVLIPNEYKNYTRTKHTKDMQLGDTQAICQYLHRMKGENPSFFYAIQVDEDDQFANVFWADAKSIMDYNYFGDVVCVDTRYCTSDYGRPLLLFTGVNHHKQLIIFGSALIYDDSVQSFRWLFETFKSAMSGKQPKTVLTDQSAALSDAVSSSWPGTTHRFSLLHLYLNATELLRDTFQSSETFASDFSRWLYECEEDDFYSSWEILSEKYNIKDNEWLCKLYEDRERWALPYGCDTFCADIATTLRSDNTDTILTDLKPQIDLQNFFNNYDKFLEEKRLAEQQADYLGAQIAQRVAPLHLLWQAANSYTPTLFEMFRMEYEQISKCMVYSCGEIGPISEYQVTVKDRPRGQFVRFDSTECMVVCSCKKFEFMGLLCCHVLKILDLRNIKELPPHYILKRWRKDAQSESPENYGFAAIDEGHKFSLSRRYNTLYRNLYKIAAKASESVEAYAFLESQYEQLVEQVEVLLQAKLHDKSSLSAVLKGNQPNLLNSEVSSSEHRRATGKKIKNTEVRRQQQSPLDPNKKKKGRQGLLEPEEIEIPLRVDPPAVSNDIQNHLRTPTNQFLAPSHMMQAPYVAQQFGLGSLQGFPGMSPFGQIQESTHLQQPHLQPPPFHSGPPITQAPPPDIQSLQFLSSNPQLGHQTTDQGQYTIPVWDFL; encoded by the exons ATGGTCGATCGGGCCGCCGCGCGGGCACAGGCGGCGAGCTCCGACCCGCCGCTCCGCCAGCCCGCCGCCGCTGATGGGCAGGAGGCCGCTTCGGCGGGGGTGGCCACGGGCCCGCCTCCCCCGCCCCGGGCCGGCGACGCTGACGAGGAGGACGCTCTGGCCTCGCCGGTGGGGCAGCCGGGCGAGCGGTGCAGGGCGATGAtggaggtggtggccaaggacggGGCGGGCGGGAAGTGGAAGGTGACCAAGCTGGTGGTGGAGCACAGCCACGAGCTGCAGGTCGCCCCCGGGGATGTCGCGGCGACCGTGCCGGCGGTGGGGATGGAATTCGACTCCGTCGACGACGCCAAGGGGTTCTATTATGTCTACGGCGAGCGGCTAGGGTTCAAGGCGCGCATGGGCTCCAACCGCCGCTCGGTGGGCGACGGCGAGAAGATCCTGCAGCGGTTCCTCTGCTGGAAAGGCAATTATGCGAATAGGAGTAAAGGGAAGGATTCGGATGCAGGGAAGGAggcagaggaggtggtggaggagggaacttctgctgctgctgctccgggGAAGAGGAAGAGGGAGCCTTATAAGACAAGGAGCCACAATCCTGTGATTGAAGTGGAGAAAGGTGTTGGGTTGGGTGGTGCTGGGAATGGGCTAGAGCTGCAGAATGGGAAGCGTTCCAGGAGGGGTAGGAGTAAGAAGGCTGTGGTGGAGCATGGTGAAGAGTCTGTTGTTGGGTTTGAGGCAGAGAAGGAGGTAGCTGAAGAGGCTTCTGCTGCTTCTGATGGTGACGGCGAAGAGGGTGAAGGGGGGGAGGATCAGGAAGGAGTGGAAGAGGAGATCGAGGTGGAAGTGAaggaaaagagagggagagggaggccaAGGAAGGCCGTTATGGAGGACGATGCGCTGCAGGCACGCGTCTTGAGGGAGCTTGGTGTAAGGGCATCGCAGTACAGTAACGAGGAGAGAAAGAAGATACTCAATAAGTACCGCTCTAAACGGCAGAGCAGACCTGCCTCCAGCAGGCCTACCAAG ATTGCTTCAAGACAAGCTTTGGCTGAAAGGCGTAAGCGTGGTGATGGAGGTATATTTCTGTCAAGTGAAGAACAGCTG CCTTCACAGCTGCCTTTAGAAAGGCGTTCCAAACGTCTTGAGAAGCAAAATCTCAAAATGGAGAAG GCGGAGAGCAAAGAAGACaaaacaatggaagcagaaccaGTTCCAGAAATTGAAGTAGTCCCTGGACCTGGGGGAGAACCAAAGGTTGGGATGGTTTTTCTGAATGAGGATAAGGCTTATGAATTCTATGTCAACTATGCTGGAACTGCAGGGTTCAGTGTCCGAAAAAGCTGGTTGGACAAAACAGCAAAGAATGTTACAAAATCTCGAGCATATGTTTGTTCCAAGGAGGGATTTCGTCCAAAAAATGCTTCTATCGAATCAAAGAAACCAAGACCAGAAACAAGAACTGGTTGCCAG ATTTTGAAGTCACAAAAGTTATTAGCAAAGGTACAACAGCCTCCTGATCCACCAAAAGTTGTTTTGATACCAAATGAGTATAAAAATTACACAAGGACAAAACATACAAAAGATATGCAATTAGGTGATACCCAGGCCATCTGTCAATATTTACATAGGATGAAAGGCGAGAATCCTTCTTTCTTTTACGCCATTCAAGTAGATGAAGATGATCAGTTTGCAAACGTGTTCTGGGCTGATGCTAAATCAATAATGGATTATAACTACTTTGGTGATGTAGTGTGTGTTGACACAAGATATTGCACAAGTGACTATGGGAGACCTCTGCTGTTATTTACTGGTGTTAATCATCATAAGCAGCTGATAATATTTGGTTCAGCGCTGATTTATGATGACTCAGTCCAATCCTTTAGATGGTTGTTTGAGACCTTCAAATCTGCTATGAGTGGAAAGCAACCAAAAACAGTTTTGACTGATCAGTCTGCTGCACTTAGTGATGCAGTTTCTTCTTCTTGGCCTGGGACCACCCACCGCTTCTCACTACTGCATCTGTATCTGAATGCTACTGAGTTATTGAGGGATACCTTCCAAAGCTCGGAGACTTTTGCATCAGATTTTAGTAGGTGGCTGTATGAATGTGAGGAGGATGACTTCTATTCGAGCTGGGAAATCCTTTCAGAGAAATACAATATAAAGGATAATGAATGGCTCTGTAAATTGTATGAGGATAGAGAAAGATGGGCTTTGCCATATGGGTGTGATACGTTCTGTGCTGATATTGCAACCACACTAAGGAGTGATAACACGGATACCATCCTGACAGATCTTAAACCACAAATAGATCTTCAAAACTTCTTCAACAATTATGATAAGTTTTTGGAGGAGAAACGCCTAGCTGAACAACAAGCCGACTACCTTGGGGCTCAAATAGCACAAAGAGTAGCACCACTTCATCTGCTTTGGCAAGCTGCCAATTCATATACTCCAACACTTTTTGAAATGTTCAGGATGGAATATGAACAGATCTCAAAGTGCATGGTCTATAGCTGTGGCGAGATTGGACCAATATCTGAGTACCAGGTAACTGTCAAAGACAGGCCTCGGGGTCAATTTGTTAGATTTGATTCAACAGAATGTATGGTTGTTTGTAGTTGTAAGAAGTTTGAATTCATGGGTCTTCTTTGTTGCCATGTATTGAAAATTCTTGATCTCAGAAATATTAAAGAACTTCCACCACACTATATCCTGAAAAGATGGAGAAAAGACGCTCAGAGTGAATCTCCAGAGAACTATGGTTTTGCCGCCATAGATGAAGGTCACAAGTTTTCATTGTCAAGACGGTACAACACATTGTACCGGAATTTGTATAAAATTGCAGCAAAAGCTTCAGAAAGTGTTGAAGCTTATGCATTCCTGGAGAGCCAATATGAACAGCTTGTTGAACAAGTGGAGGTACTTTTGCAAGCAAAGTTGCATGATAAATCTTCCTTAAGTGCTGTCCTGAAAGGCAATCAGCCAAATCTGCTTAATAGTGAGGTCAGCAGCAGTGAACATCGCAGAGCAACTGGTAAGAAAATTAAAAATACAGAGGTGCGCCGTCAGCAACAAAGTCCTCTTgatccaaacaaaaagaaaaagggtaGACAAG GTCTGCTGGAACCTGAGGAGATTGAAATTCCACTCAGGGTTGATCCTCCTGCAGTGTCAAATGATATCCAAAATCATTTAAGAACTCCAACAAATCAGTTTCTTGCACCAAGCCATATGATGCAG GCCCCTTATGTTGCACAGCAGTTTGGTCTTGGTTCTCTACAAGGATTCCCAGGCATGTCACCATTTGGGCAG ATTCAAGAATCAACACATCTTCAGCAGCCTCATTTACAACCACCACCCTTTCATAGTGGTCCTCCAATTACACAG GCTCCACCTCCAGACATTCAATCACTCCAGTTTCTTAGCAGCAATCCTCAACTGGGCCACCAGACCACGGATCAAGGCCAGTACACCATTCCTGTCTGGGATTTCCTGTGA
- the LOC136476065 gene encoding protein FAR1-RELATED SEQUENCE 4-like isoform X1 — protein sequence MVDRAAARAQAASSDPPLRQPAAADGQEAASAGVATGPPPPPRAGDADEEDALASPVGQPGERCRAMMEVVAKDGAGGKWKVTKLVVEHSHELQVAPGDVAATVPAVGMEFDSVDDAKGFYYVYGERLGFKARMGSNRRSVGDGEKILQRFLCWKGNYANRSKGKDSDAGKEAEEVVEEGTSAAAAPGKRKREPYKTRSHNPVIEVEKGVGLGGAGNGLELQNGKRSRRGRSKKAVVEHGEESVVGFEAEKEVAEEASAASDGDGEEGEGGEDQEGVEEEIEVEVKEKRGRGRPRKAVMEDDALQARVLRELGVRASQYSNEERKKILNKYRSKRQSRPASSRPTKIASRQALAERRKRGDGGIFLSSEEQLPSQLPLERRSKRLEKQNLKMEKAESKEDKTMEAEPVPEIEVVPGPGGEPKVGMVFLNEDKAYEFYVNYAGTAGFSVRKSWLDKTAKNVTKSRAYVCSKEGFRPKNASIESKKPRPETRTGCQVHMTIKITASAKYVVTEFVADHNHDLETPLIDIQILKSQKLLAKVQQPPDPPKVVLIPNEYKNYTRTKHTKDMQLGDTQAICQYLHRMKGENPSFFYAIQVDEDDQFANVFWADAKSIMDYNYFGDVVCVDTRYCTSDYGRPLLLFTGVNHHKQLIIFGSALIYDDSVQSFRWLFETFKSAMSGKQPKTVLTDQSAALSDAVSSSWPGTTHRFSLLHLYLNATELLRDTFQSSETFASDFSRWLYECEEDDFYSSWEILSEKYNIKDNEWLCKLYEDRERWALPYGCDTFCADIATTLRSDNTDTILTDLKPQIDLQNFFNNYDKFLEEKRLAEQQADYLGAQIAQRVAPLHLLWQAANSYTPTLFEMFRMEYEQISKCMVYSCGEIGPISEYQVTVKDRPRGQFVRFDSTECMVVCSCKKFEFMGLLCCHVLKILDLRNIKELPPHYILKRWRKDAQSESPENYGFAAIDEGHKFSLSRRYNTLYRNLYKIAAKASESVEAYAFLESQYEQLVEQVEVLLQAKLHDKSSLSAVLKGNQPNLLNSEVSSSEHRRATGKKIKNTEVRRQQQSPLDPNKKKKGRQGLLEPEEIEIPLRVDPPAVSNDIQNHLRTPTNQFLAPSHMMQAPYVAQQFGLGSLQGFPGMSPFGQIQESTHLQQPHLQPPPFHSGPPITQAPPPDIQSLQFLSSNPQLGHQTTDQGQYTIPVWDFL from the exons ATGGTCGATCGGGCCGCCGCGCGGGCACAGGCGGCGAGCTCCGACCCGCCGCTCCGCCAGCCCGCCGCCGCTGATGGGCAGGAGGCCGCTTCGGCGGGGGTGGCCACGGGCCCGCCTCCCCCGCCCCGGGCCGGCGACGCTGACGAGGAGGACGCTCTGGCCTCGCCGGTGGGGCAGCCGGGCGAGCGGTGCAGGGCGATGAtggaggtggtggccaaggacggGGCGGGCGGGAAGTGGAAGGTGACCAAGCTGGTGGTGGAGCACAGCCACGAGCTGCAGGTCGCCCCCGGGGATGTCGCGGCGACCGTGCCGGCGGTGGGGATGGAATTCGACTCCGTCGACGACGCCAAGGGGTTCTATTATGTCTACGGCGAGCGGCTAGGGTTCAAGGCGCGCATGGGCTCCAACCGCCGCTCGGTGGGCGACGGCGAGAAGATCCTGCAGCGGTTCCTCTGCTGGAAAGGCAATTATGCGAATAGGAGTAAAGGGAAGGATTCGGATGCAGGGAAGGAggcagaggaggtggtggaggagggaacttctgctgctgctgctccgggGAAGAGGAAGAGGGAGCCTTATAAGACAAGGAGCCACAATCCTGTGATTGAAGTGGAGAAAGGTGTTGGGTTGGGTGGTGCTGGGAATGGGCTAGAGCTGCAGAATGGGAAGCGTTCCAGGAGGGGTAGGAGTAAGAAGGCTGTGGTGGAGCATGGTGAAGAGTCTGTTGTTGGGTTTGAGGCAGAGAAGGAGGTAGCTGAAGAGGCTTCTGCTGCTTCTGATGGTGACGGCGAAGAGGGTGAAGGGGGGGAGGATCAGGAAGGAGTGGAAGAGGAGATCGAGGTGGAAGTGAaggaaaagagagggagagggaggccaAGGAAGGCCGTTATGGAGGACGATGCGCTGCAGGCACGCGTCTTGAGGGAGCTTGGTGTAAGGGCATCGCAGTACAGTAACGAGGAGAGAAAGAAGATACTCAATAAGTACCGCTCTAAACGGCAGAGCAGACCTGCCTCCAGCAGGCCTACCAAG ATTGCTTCAAGACAAGCTTTGGCTGAAAGGCGTAAGCGTGGTGATGGAGGTATATTTCTGTCAAGTGAAGAACAGCTG CCTTCACAGCTGCCTTTAGAAAGGCGTTCCAAACGTCTTGAGAAGCAAAATCTCAAAATGGAGAAG GCGGAGAGCAAAGAAGACaaaacaatggaagcagaaccaGTTCCAGAAATTGAAGTAGTCCCTGGACCTGGGGGAGAACCAAAGGTTGGGATGGTTTTTCTGAATGAGGATAAGGCTTATGAATTCTATGTCAACTATGCTGGAACTGCAGGGTTCAGTGTCCGAAAAAGCTGGTTGGACAAAACAGCAAAGAATGTTACAAAATCTCGAGCATATGTTTGTTCCAAGGAGGGATTTCGTCCAAAAAATGCTTCTATCGAATCAAAGAAACCAAGACCAGAAACAAGAACTGGTTGCCAGGTACACATGACTATTAAGATCACAGCAAGTGCAAAATATGTAGTGACTGAGTTTGTGGCTGATCAtaatcatgatcttgaaactcCCTTGATTGACATTCAGATTTTGAAGTCACAAAAGTTATTAGCAAAGGTACAACAGCCTCCTGATCCACCAAAAGTTGTTTTGATACCAAATGAGTATAAAAATTACACAAGGACAAAACATACAAAAGATATGCAATTAGGTGATACCCAGGCCATCTGTCAATATTTACATAGGATGAAAGGCGAGAATCCTTCTTTCTTTTACGCCATTCAAGTAGATGAAGATGATCAGTTTGCAAACGTGTTCTGGGCTGATGCTAAATCAATAATGGATTATAACTACTTTGGTGATGTAGTGTGTGTTGACACAAGATATTGCACAAGTGACTATGGGAGACCTCTGCTGTTATTTACTGGTGTTAATCATCATAAGCAGCTGATAATATTTGGTTCAGCGCTGATTTATGATGACTCAGTCCAATCCTTTAGATGGTTGTTTGAGACCTTCAAATCTGCTATGAGTGGAAAGCAACCAAAAACAGTTTTGACTGATCAGTCTGCTGCACTTAGTGATGCAGTTTCTTCTTCTTGGCCTGGGACCACCCACCGCTTCTCACTACTGCATCTGTATCTGAATGCTACTGAGTTATTGAGGGATACCTTCCAAAGCTCGGAGACTTTTGCATCAGATTTTAGTAGGTGGCTGTATGAATGTGAGGAGGATGACTTCTATTCGAGCTGGGAAATCCTTTCAGAGAAATACAATATAAAGGATAATGAATGGCTCTGTAAATTGTATGAGGATAGAGAAAGATGGGCTTTGCCATATGGGTGTGATACGTTCTGTGCTGATATTGCAACCACACTAAGGAGTGATAACACGGATACCATCCTGACAGATCTTAAACCACAAATAGATCTTCAAAACTTCTTCAACAATTATGATAAGTTTTTGGAGGAGAAACGCCTAGCTGAACAACAAGCCGACTACCTTGGGGCTCAAATAGCACAAAGAGTAGCACCACTTCATCTGCTTTGGCAAGCTGCCAATTCATATACTCCAACACTTTTTGAAATGTTCAGGATGGAATATGAACAGATCTCAAAGTGCATGGTCTATAGCTGTGGCGAGATTGGACCAATATCTGAGTACCAGGTAACTGTCAAAGACAGGCCTCGGGGTCAATTTGTTAGATTTGATTCAACAGAATGTATGGTTGTTTGTAGTTGTAAGAAGTTTGAATTCATGGGTCTTCTTTGTTGCCATGTATTGAAAATTCTTGATCTCAGAAATATTAAAGAACTTCCACCACACTATATCCTGAAAAGATGGAGAAAAGACGCTCAGAGTGAATCTCCAGAGAACTATGGTTTTGCCGCCATAGATGAAGGTCACAAGTTTTCATTGTCAAGACGGTACAACACATTGTACCGGAATTTGTATAAAATTGCAGCAAAAGCTTCAGAAAGTGTTGAAGCTTATGCATTCCTGGAGAGCCAATATGAACAGCTTGTTGAACAAGTGGAGGTACTTTTGCAAGCAAAGTTGCATGATAAATCTTCCTTAAGTGCTGTCCTGAAAGGCAATCAGCCAAATCTGCTTAATAGTGAGGTCAGCAGCAGTGAACATCGCAGAGCAACTGGTAAGAAAATTAAAAATACAGAGGTGCGCCGTCAGCAACAAAGTCCTCTTgatccaaacaaaaagaaaaagggtaGACAAG GTCTGCTGGAACCTGAGGAGATTGAAATTCCACTCAGGGTTGATCCTCCTGCAGTGTCAAATGATATCCAAAATCATTTAAGAACTCCAACAAATCAGTTTCTTGCACCAAGCCATATGATGCAG GCCCCTTATGTTGCACAGCAGTTTGGTCTTGGTTCTCTACAAGGATTCCCAGGCATGTCACCATTTGGGCAG ATTCAAGAATCAACACATCTTCAGCAGCCTCATTTACAACCACCACCCTTTCATAGTGGTCCTCCAATTACACAG GCTCCACCTCCAGACATTCAATCACTCCAGTTTCTTAGCAGCAATCCTCAACTGGGCCACCAGACCACGGATCAAGGCCAGTACACCATTCCTGTCTGGGATTTCCTGTGA
- the LOC136476185 gene encoding uncharacterized protein, with protein sequence MDPAREPLAGGGGLQRRAAAAARSGGGPQDPPPPGQRAIHADVDPPPRPWPWMQKLAIVAIVMLGCLQFLPATHFRDPNDRQRNWIRIDGSRNPTDSLNYVGSVDVFSWISCLDLRTLAVLTNSTLSSSSDPQNISFHFLIPEGGNDKSSYYKLKVLLPDSDLTVTSQKQIKDKLNVATSEGNFLWLFHMELSPFLIAKSQLSKKRYVYIAADSIIKGKVEDLGRMDLGSYAIGAGVDCSKRLNDYISMDVLSAIQRAGAAQSWVPKEPYNKDACLLDFDVLLIEPRKLEKNLVASIMWWVNAINLANQRDQILLAITLAFNDKYMKLPSNWKRTDGDTDILNFDGPKNVCSEDGRQHEQSGYGANWQQYLNQKFEAILNTPK encoded by the exons ATGGACCCCGCACGGGAGCCGCTCGCCGGAGGCGGTGGCCTCCAGCgccgcgccgcggccgccgcgagGAGCGGAGGGGGGCCACAGGACCCCCCTCCGCCCGGGCAGCGCGCCATCCACGCCGACGTCGAcccgccgccgcggccgtggCCCTGGATGCAGAAGCTGGCCATCGTCGCCATCGTCATGCTCGGGTGCCTCCAGTTCCTCCCGGCCACGCACTTCCGGGACCCCAACGACCGCCAGCGCAACTGGATTCGCATTGACGGCTCGCGGAATCCAACG GATTCTTTAAATTATGTTGGAAGTGTAGATGTCTTCTCTTGGATAAGCTGTCTGGATCTTCGCACTCTCGCTGTGCTGACAAATTCCACTCTGTCCAGCTCAAG TGATCCACAAAATATATCTTTCCATTTCTTAATACCTGAAGGAGGCAACGATAAATCATCCTACTACAAGCTAAAAGTCTTGCTACCTGATTCAGATCTCACTGTTACTAG TCAGAAGCAAATCAAGGACAAGCTAAATGTTGCCACTTCAGAAGGAAACTTTCTTTGGTTATTCCACATGGAATTGTCACCCTTTCTTATTGCAAAATCTCAGTTGTCCAAAAAGAGATATGTTTATATCGCTGCAGACTCCATCATAAAG GGTAAAGTAGAAGATCTTGGTCGCATGGATTTAGGCAGTTATGCCATCGGCGCTGGCGTAGATTGCAGCAAGCGTCTCAATGATTATATCAGCATGGATGTTCTTAGTGCCATACAAAGAGCAGGAGCTGCACAAAGTTGGGTGCCTAAAGAACCTTATAACAAGGATGCATGCCTACTTGATTTTGACGTGCTCTTGATAGAGCCTCGCAAGCTGGAGAAAAACCTGGTTGCTTCCATCATGTGGTGGGTTAATGCCATTAATTTAGCCAATCAAAG GGACCAGATTTTGTTGGCCATAACTCTGGCCTTCAATGATAAGTACATGAAGCTCCCTTCAAACTGGAAGCGCACAGATGGTGACACTGATATCCTCAACTTTGATGGACCCAAGAATGTTTGTTCTGAAGATGGACGTCAGCATGAGCAATCAGGCTACGGTGCAAACTGGCAGCAATACCTAAACCAGAAATTTGAAGCCATACTGAACACACCTAAATAA